The following are from one region of the Salvelinus alpinus chromosome 16, SLU_Salpinus.1, whole genome shotgun sequence genome:
- the LOC139541721 gene encoding putative C->U-editing enzyme APOBEC-4 — translation MLYNIRRVSVMSDHQSASSSPDYPQCPQHILTGAEAAVSYSQFCEAFGFPMGPSGARTLLLFYELWDPSGTLVQRGQASNCLAQGQHPEPLLFDHQGYLSSVLEVCEEVSYIILYCNYTPCQECSQTLISFLLHYPWVRLDLLFSQLYHTAPSQTHSLDNQTGLRSLAALWPRLTLSPISGAAWGHLLRCFVRDVPPSALQLPLLPERVEADRVNAIHISAITGIGPAFLDLPLRTYTEPVERTHTPQALTLLPPPHLNTSMRISTPHPRVVHAPLPAYLHPINVVRHVRMPPPWRGQPQSPPSSSGFFSPLLSLRLPGRLVEIVREVEKEVGTAVSQSQHRDSKRGRRSRRK, via the exons atgctctacaacatccgcaga GTCAGTGTGATGAGTGACCATCAGTCAGCGTCCAGCTCTCCTGACTACCCTCAGTGCCCCCAACACATCCTGACAGGGGCAGAGGCAGCCGTGTCCTACTCCCAGTTCTGTGAAGCATTTGGCTTCCCCATGGGGCCCTCGGGCGCCAGGACCCTGCTGCTGTTCTATGAGCTATGGGACCCCAGTGGGACCTTAGTGCAGAGGGGCCAGGCTAGCAACTGTCTTGCACAAGGTCAACACCCTGAGCCCCTGCTGTTTGACCATCAGGG CTACTTGTCCTCAGTACTAGAAGTGTGTGAGGAAGTGAGCTAcatcatactgtactgtaactacacTCCGTGCCAGGAGTGTTCCCAGACCCTGATCTCCTTCTTGCTGCACTATCCCTGGGTGCGCCTGGACCTGCTCTTCTCCCAGCTCTACCACACAGCCCCCAGCCAGACCCACAGTCTGGACAACCAAACAGGCCTCCGCAGCCTGGCTGCCCTCTGGCCACGACTCACCCTCAGCCCCATCTCTGGAGCTGCTTGGGGGCATCTGCTAAGGTGTTTTGTTAGAGATGTCCCACCGTCGGCCCTACAGCTCCCCCTGCTGCCTGAGAGGGTAGAGGCGGACAGGGTTAATGCAATTCACATATCAGCTATTACAGGCATAGGCCCTGCCTTTTTGGACCtcccactgaggacatacacagaGCCTGTGGAGAGAACCCACACTCCCCAAGCGCTCACCCTGCTCCCTCCCCCACACCTGAACACATCCATGCGCATCTCCACACCCCACCCTCGGGTAGTTCATGCCCCCCTCCCAGCCTATCTTCACCCTATCAATGTGGTCAGACATGTCAGGATGCCTCCACCTTGGAGGGGTCAACCCCaatctcctccctcttcctctgggtTCTtctcccccctgctctctctgCGGCTGCCTGGGCGGCTGGTGGAGATAGTGCGGGAGGTAGAGAAGGAAGTGGGaacagcagtcagtcagtcccagCACAGAGACTCGAAAAGAGGAAGAAGATCCAGAAGAAAATAG